In Schlegelella aquatica, one DNA window encodes the following:
- a CDS encoding porin, giving the protein MKKSLLALAVLGAFAGAASAQSSVTLYGRVDLSVARNIGSDTTVLQNGSGSRLGVRGEEDLGGGLKATFNIEHRFAADTGAVGTNNNGADSATTNFWHGRSLVGLAGGFGSVNFGREYSPLFLYVALPADPWGFDTVAANGSLLGGITPSRKNNTLNYSSPNMSGFRAHAQLSLDEKVTNTADEEYGMGVALTYSAGPIFVGFGYDRGVAPAGSAEESPSYMLLSGSYNFGVAKLIAAYGRGTSRLDQKHRDMHIAATAPLGVGELRVSYNQLKNTTTDVKVSSKWGLGYHYPLSKRTTVYADVARDGEVANHKTGANIGLKHNF; this is encoded by the coding sequence ATGAAAAAATCTCTTCTCGCTCTCGCCGTGCTGGGCGCGTTCGCCGGTGCGGCGTCTGCGCAGTCGTCGGTGACCCTGTATGGCCGTGTCGACCTGAGCGTGGCTCGCAACATCGGCAGTGACACCACCGTCCTGCAGAACGGCTCCGGCAGCCGTCTGGGCGTCCGCGGTGAGGAAGACCTCGGCGGCGGCCTGAAGGCGACCTTCAACATCGAGCACCGCTTCGCCGCCGACACCGGCGCCGTGGGCACGAACAACAACGGTGCCGACAGCGCCACGACCAACTTCTGGCACGGCCGCTCCCTGGTCGGCCTGGCCGGTGGCTTCGGCAGCGTGAACTTCGGCCGCGAGTACAGCCCGCTGTTCTTGTACGTCGCTCTGCCGGCCGATCCGTGGGGCTTCGATACGGTCGCGGCCAACGGCTCGCTGCTGGGCGGCATCACCCCGTCTCGCAAGAACAACACCCTCAACTACTCCTCGCCGAACATGTCGGGCTTCCGCGCTCACGCGCAGTTGTCCCTGGACGAGAAGGTCACCAACACGGCTGACGAGGAGTACGGCATGGGTGTGGCGCTGACCTACTCGGCCGGTCCGATCTTCGTCGGCTTCGGCTACGACCGTGGCGTCGCCCCTGCCGGCTCTGCCGAAGAGTCGCCCAGCTACATGCTGCTGTCGGGTTCGTACAACTTCGGCGTGGCCAAGCTGATCGCTGCCTACGGCCGCGGCACCAGCCGCCTGGACCAGAAGCATCGTGACATGCACATCGCCGCCACCGCTCCGCTGGGCGTCGGCGAACTGCGTGTGTCGTACAACCAGCTGAAGAACACCACGACGGACGTCAAGGTGTCCTCGAAGTGGGGCCTGGGCTACCACTACCCGCTGTCGAAGCGCACCACGGTGTACGCCGACGTCGCTCGCGATGGCGAGGTCGCCAATCACAAGACCGGTGCCAACATCGGTCTCAAGCACAACTTCTGA